The stretch of DNA ATTCCCGGCATCCACAATGTCTCGAACTCGCTGGTTGCGATCGCCATCGGTGTGGAGTTGGATATTCCGGTCGATCTGATCCGAAAAGGCCTCGCGGCATTCAGCGGGGTGGAGCGACGCTTCCATCTGCGCGGGGAGAAGGCCGGTATTATGGTGGTGGACGACTATGGGCACCATCCGACTGAGGTGCGCGCCACGATCGCGGCCGCGAAACAAGGGTGGGATCGCCGCGTGGTTGTGCTGTTCCAGCCGCATCGCTACAGCCGTTCGCGTGATCTGATGCAGGAGTTCGCCCATGCGTTCGACCAGGCCGATGTGCTTTTCATGACGGAAATTTATGCGGCAGGCGAACAGCCCATCCCCGGTGTCTCCGGTGCAAAGCTGGTGGAGGCGGTGCAGGCGGCCGGACATCCTTCGGCCACCTTTGTGGAGCGCAAGGACACCATGGTGGAGCAGGTGCTGCCGACGCTGAAGTCCGGGGACCTCGTGATTACGCTCGGCGCAGGAGATATCTGGAAAACGGGATTGGCGATCCTTGAGCGGTTGCCGGCCTAGGGCCGACGAGGCGAACCATCGTGTCACGTGCGGCGGTCAAAGAGCATGCGGCAAGAACCAGGGCAGACTGGGCGCGTATTCTTGAGGGAGTTCGTGGAACAGTCGCGTATGAGGTCTCGCTGCAGGCCTATACATCATTCCATATCGGAGGACCGGCGGAAGTCTTGGTGGAACCGGCCGATGTGGAGGACCTTTGCCGGGTGGTGGCGCAGGCTCGTGCGGAACACGTTCCGATCTTTGTGGTGGGCGGGACCAATCTGCTCGTGCGTGACGGGGGCATCCGCGGGATCGTGGTCAGCCTGCGGCAATTCAAAACCATCCGTCAGGAAGCGGACCACGTGCTTTATGCAGAAGGGGGCGTGGGCATGCCGACGTTGATCGGATATGCCATTCGTCGATCACTGGCCGGATTGGAATGGGGCGCTGGGATTCCCGGGACCGTGGCGGGGTGTGTCGTGATGAATGCCGGGACGCGCCTGGGTGAGATGAAGGATTCGGTCAAGGCCGTCAGGATGGTGGATCCTCGCGGCCGGGTGGTGGATATTCCTGCTGCGGATATCCCGTTCAGTTATCGGCGGGCGCATCTCCCGCGCGGCATCGTGGCGGGGGTCTGGGTGCAGTTGAGGCCCGGCGATCACGATCAGATTGAACAGACGGTGAAGGAGTATCTCCACTATCGCAAGAACACCCAGCCGCTCACGATGCCGAGTGCCGGTTGCGTGTTCAAGAACCCTCCGAAGGATTCCGCCGGTCGTCTGGTGGATGCGGCCGGTTTGAAGGGGGCTCGCATCGGAGATGCGCAGGTCTCGGAGAAACATGCGAATTTCATGGTGAACCTCGGCCATGCGCGCGCAGCCGATGTGTTGGCCTTGATCAGGAAGGTTCGCGCGGCCGTCAAAAAGGTATCGGGTGTGAATCTCGAGTTGGAACTGAAGGTGGTCGGTAAGGCCTGACGCGGATCGATGAAGGGAGTGGATGTGACGGAACGGAAGCCGCTGACGCGTTCAAAAATCGGGGTCTTAATGGGCGGGCAATCGTCCGAACGGGAGGTGTCGCTCAAGACCGGTGAGGCGGTGTACCGCTCGTTGGTGCGAAGCGGCTACGACGCGGTGGCTATCGATGTCGGACCGGGTCTGTCCAAGACGCTTGAGGAGCAGGCGGTTGAAGTCGGGTTTCTGGCGCTGCACGGACCGGGCGGTGAAGACGGCGCGATTCAGGGATTTTTGGAGACTCTTGGCATTCCCTATACCGGTTCCGGGGTTCGAGCCAGTGCCGTCGGGATGCATAAGGTGGTGACCAAGACGGAATTGGCGGCGCAGGGAATTCCTGCCCCGCGCGGGACGGTGGTGCTGCGAGGAACGGCTCCCAGTTTGAAGCGGGTGCTGAGCACCTGCAAATTGAAGCTGCCGGTGGTGGTGAAGCCGGCGAGTCAGGGGTCCACCATCGGAGTCACCATTGTCCGGAAGCCGTCGCAATGGAAAGAGGCTCTTCGTGTGGCGCACCAGTATGACGAAGAAGCGATGGTGGAGGCGTTTATCCCCGGGCACGAGGTCACGGTGTCGCTTCTGGGCGGCTCCGACGGAGTCGTGACCGTATTGCCGGCGGTGGAAATTGTGGCGCCGGATGGATTTTATGATTTCTCGGCGAAGTATGAGAAGGGTCGCACGCAGTACCTGTGTCCGGCGCCGCTCTCGGCCGCAGTCACTCGTCAGATCAAACAACTGGCCATTCGGACCTATCAGGCCTTGGGATGCAGCGGGGCGGCCCGGGTGGATTTCCGAATTACGACCAAGGGAAAGCCCTTTGTCCTTGAGATCAACACGGTGCCTGGAATGACGGAGACGAGCCTGTTGCCCATGGCGGCAGGGAAGGCCGGATTGTCGTACGACGCATTGACGGAACGGATTCTCCAGTCCGCGCTTCGGCGAGCCGGAGTCGGATCATTTCGAGCCGTGAGGTAGCGATGTCGTTGCGGTGGCGCAAGGTACGACCAGTCAAAGTGAATCCTCGGGCGAATGCCCGGTCGGAATCTATGCCGGGTCGCCATCGGACGGATGAGACGGGCGGGTATTGGTCCAGATTGGGGCGGGGCCTGCTGATCTCCTTGCGGGTGGTGGCGACGGTGACTGTTCTGGTCGGCGGCTGTTCGGGGCTCTTTGTCCTGGCACGTGAAGTGGGGCCTCTGACACGGGAATGGTTTCTGGTGCGCTCCGTGTCGGTGAGCGGATTGCATCATGTGACGAGGAAAGAGGTGATCGGAAGACTGGCGTTGAAGCCAGACACTGCGCTCTACTCGATTAACCCGTCCTGGCTGGCCGACCGGATCAAGACGCATCCTTGGATCAAGGACGCAACGGTCGAGCTGAAGCCGTTGCACGAGATTCATATCGACATCGTCGAGCGGGAACCCGCGGTCGTGGTCCGCACGGTGGCGGAGAACCTCCTGGTTGATTCGGACGGGTTCTTGCTGGCGCATCTCGGGTCGGCGGATGATCCGACGTTGCCGATGTTGTCCGGTGTCGACGGGAAGCGGCTGGTGCAGGGAAAACCGGATGATCGTCGTCCCGTGCAAGTCGGTGCGGCACTGGCCCGCATGGTCGGCCAGACGACCGGGGGCCGTCCGGATATCAATGTGGGCAATCTCAATAACCTGGTGGTCGAGGTTCAGGGCGTGACGTTTCAATTCAGTGAGTCGTCGATGAATCAGCAATGGTATCGGTTTCTCAAAATGCGGCCCGCACTGCGTGATGTGGCCTTTGACGGCGAGGGCGCCAGGGCGAATGAAATCGATCTTCGCTATGCCGACCGCGTCATTGTTCGGGGAAGGGGGTGAGCCGAGTGTCTAAGCGGGATCATATCCTGGTCGGGCTCGACATCGGGACCACCAAAATCTGTGCGATTGTCGCCGAAGTGCCGGAGGAAGGCCCGTTGAATATCATCGGTGTCGGCTCCTGCCCTTCGCGTGGGCTTCGCAAGGGTGTAGTGGTCAATATCGAGAGTACGGTGGAGTCGATCAAGAAAGCGGTTGAGGAAGCGGAGCTTATGGCGGCCGTGCAGATCAACTCGGTCTATACGGGCATCGCGGGGAGCCATATTTCAGGGGAAAATCTCAAGGGCGTGGTGGCCCTCAAGAAACAGGAAGTCACACGCGACGACATCAACCGGGCGGTGGAAAGTGCGCGAACCCTTGCCGTGATTCCTCACGAGCGTCGGATCTTGCACGTGCTGCCGCGCGAATTCATGGTGGACGATCAGGAGGGCGTGCGCGAGCCGTTGGGCATGTCCGGCAACCGGCTGGAGGTCAACGTCCATGTTATCACCGGTGCGGTGACGTCGGCACAGAACATCATCAAGAGTGTGAACCGGGCCGGGCTCGACGTCGTGGACATTATTCTGCAGCCCCTCGCTTCGAGCGAAGCCGTGCTGAGTGCCGAAGAGCGGGAGTTGGGAGTCGCCATGGTGGATTTGGGCGGCGGCACGACCGACTTGGCGATCTTCCTCGACGGCAGTATCCGGCATACGGCGGTCCTTCCGATCGGCGGACAGAATCTGACGAAGGATCTAGCCATCGGGTTGCTGACCTCGCAAACCGACGCGGAAAAAATCAAAGTGCAACACGGCATTGCCCGCACCGAACTGGTGCTTGGCCATGAAATGGTGGAAGTGCCGTCCGTCGGCGATCGTCCACCGCGGCAATTCACGCGCCGTGATATCGCAGAAATTCTCGAGCCGCGCGTCGAAGAAATGTTCGAGCTGGTCAAGCGCGAAATTGTGCGCGCCGGCTATGAAGGCATGCTGGGCGCCGGCGTGGTGATCACGGGTGGCACGTCATTATTAGAAGGGATGCCGGATGCTGCGGAGCGAGGCCTGAATCTGCCGGCTCGCCGCGGCATGCCGACGGGCATCGGAGGATTGCGCGATATCGTCAGCAATCCGATGCACGCGACCGGTGTCGGGCTGTTGTTGCATGCACGTCAACATGCCGACAACTTGGAGGCTGCCGGCATTCGTCACGGCAAGGGATTGGGGAAAGTGTTCGATCGTATGCGATCGTGGATGTTCGAGTTTTTCTAACTTTTGCGGACGGCTTCAGACCACGTCCGCACTATCGTCAAGGGAGGTGCCACGATGTTTTCATTTCAAGAGGAGCCGCAATCCCCCGTTCGCATCAAAGTGATCGGGGTCGGAGGAGCGGGGTGTAACGCCGTCAATACGATGATCACCGGCGGATTGTGCCGGGTCGATTTTGTGGCCGCCAATACGGATGTGCAGGCGCTCGAACGGTCCCAGGCGTCCTATAAGATTCAGATCGGTCCGGAACGGACTCGCGGTCTCGGCGCCGGCGCCAAGCCTGAAGTGGGACGTGACGCTGCGTTGGAAAGCAAGGATGAGATTCGAGAGAGCCTGGTCGGGGCCGACATGGTGTTTGTCACCGCCGGAATGGGCGGCGGCACCGGGACGGGCGCGGCTCCGATCGTGGCCAGCATTGCGCGCGAATTGGGTATCCTGACCGTGGCGGTTGTGACCAAGCCGTTCCAATATGAAGGACATCGACGGATGAGCCATGCCGAAGAAGGCATTCGCGATCTCGGCAGGCACGTCGATACGCTGTTGATTATCCCGAATCAACGGTTGCTGGGAATCGTGGATAAGGCGACCCCGTTGTTGGATGCGTTCAAGGTGGCGGACGACGTGCTGCGCCAGGCGATTCAGGGCATTGCGGACGTGATCACGACCATCGGACTGGTCAATGTGGACTTTGCCGACGTGCGGACCATTATGGCGCACACAGGTCGTGCAGTGATGGGGATGGGGATCGGGCGTGGTGCCAACCGGGCGCAGGAAGCGGCACAGAAGGCCATTTGCAGCCCGCTGTTGGAAGAGGGCAGCGTCGAAGGCGCTCGCGGGGTGCTGTTGAATATTACGGGCGGTCCGAACATGTCGTTGCATGAAGTGGAAGAAGCTGCGTCGATTGTGCAGCATGCGGCGGATGCCGAAGCGAACATCATCGTCGGACAGGTCATCAATCCTGAGATCGGCGATGATCTGATCGTGACCGTGATTGCAACCGGATTCGAGCGGGAAGAACAACCGGTGGCGCGACCGGCCGTGACGGCAGAACGTCCTGCGGCCAGGACTCCCAACGGGCGTCCGGCGCAACAGGTGCTGACCGGCGTGCATGCGACTGGTTCAGATCGACCCATCAAGGACATCGATCGCCCCACGTTCCTTCGCCGCATGGGCGAGACACGGGAAGCGGTGGAGCGGATCGCGGTGGTCGGTGACGATGAATGGGATGTGCCGACCTTCCTGCGGAAGCAGGCCGACTGAGAAGGACACGGCATCGGTCACTGCGAGGCTTGGAACGGGGATGGTGTCGGACGTCATCACCGCGCCGTCGTTTGCGACGCACGCGGATGGGGTGGAACATTTTTTCGGCACCCGGTTGTCGTCCCTCTCGGTGACGCCGGGTCGAGCTTCTGCGCCAGGGCCACGGGAAGACGGGCGAGGGGCGAACGTAGTCCTGTCCGTCAAACAAGTCCATGGAACGGATGCGCTGGTCGTCGATCAGCCGGTCGAGCAGGGCGACGTGTTCGAAGGTGGCTGGGATGCCTTGGTGACCGATCAGCCAGGGGTCATGGTGACCGTGCGGACTGCCGATTGTGTGCCGGTCCTGCTCTACGATCCGAATCGACGGGTGGTGGCGGCGATCCATGCAGGCTGGCGGGGTGCGGTGGCCGGTATTGTGCCGAAGACGGTGGCCTTGATGGTGAGCCGGTTCGGGGCGACCGCCGATCGACTGCAGATGGCGATCGGTCCTTCCGCCGGTCCCTGCTGTTACGAGGTGGATGAGCCGGTCCTTGCAAAACTGCGGGAGGTCTTTCCCGAGTGGCAATCGGTTGTGAAGCCGGTGAGTGCGCAGAAGGCGCATCTGGATTTGCGCGCATTTGTGCGACTGCAGGCGTTGGCTGACGGACTGGCCGCCGAACGAGTCTCCACGGTCGATGCCTGCACGATCTGTCAGCCCGAGCGATTTTATAGTTATCGCCGCGACGGTGTGGTGAAGGCGACGATGGTGAGTGGGATTGCGCTCGTGTCCCGTCGGTCGAGGTGAGCTCCGCCCGCCGCCGCGACGATGTTCCACGCTTGTTGAATAGTCTGCTCGTGGGCGACATGGGGTGACCGTGAACATGGAGCAACCCGCTAGGCGGCTGGATGGAGGCAGGGGTGGGTACGATTGCCGATCGGGTTCGAACGGTGCTGGACGAAATGCACCGTGCGGCCGCTCGTGCAGGGCGTCTGCCGGAATCCGTTCGTCTTGTCGCCGCATCCAAGACCGTATCGATTGAACGGCTGCGTCAGGCGGTGGACGCCGGCGTTCGACACCTCGGAGAAAATCGCCTCCAGGAAGCCTTGCCGAAAATCGATGGGTTGGGACGCGAAGGCGTCATCTGGCACTTCATCGGCAGCCTGCAACGTCGTAAGGCAAAATCGGTCGTCGGTCGATTTGAGACGATTCATTCCGTCGATAGCCTCGGCCTGGCGGAAGAGATCGACCGGCAGGCGAAGGCCGTGGGGCTGCGGCAACGTGTGCTGTTGGAAGTGAATCTTGGTGGAGAAGCCAGCAAGGGAGGATTTGAGCCAACGACACTGGTCGCAGCCCTGGAATCTCTGAACGGACTCGAGCATCTGGATATTCGCGGCCTCATGGCCATTCCCCCACCCACTCCAACGGCGGAAGACGCGCGTCCCTATTTTCGACAACTTCGGACGCTTGCTCAGGGATTGACAGCGCGGGGGTACAGGAACATTAATATGCAGGAACTCTCGATGGGTATGTCGCACGACTATCCCGTTGCGATTGAGGAAGGCGCGACGTACGTGCGAGTGGGAACGGCGATTTTCGGAGCGCGAGGTGAGTAGGTCGATGCTGACGAAACCGATTGTCTTCCTCGGAGGCGGGCAAATGGCGGAGGCCCTGATCGGCGGACTACTGGCCGCAGGGGCCTGTGAGCCTGTGGCCATTTGTGCGACGGACCCGGTTGCCGCGCGCCGCGATGCGTTGAAGTCGCGCTTTGGCATTCGCGTCGGCGATGAAAATGCGAAGGCTGTCCGCGAGGCCGACGTGGTGGTCCTGGCGGTGAAACCGCAGGCGATGCCGGCGGTGCTTGGTGATGTGGGGTCGGCCTGCGCCGGGAAATTGATCGTCTCCATTGCCGCCGGTGTGACGACCGCCTGGATTCGTGAGCGGATCGTGAGTGCCAGAGGAATCGTCCGGGCGATGCCCAACACGCCGGCTCTGGTGCGAGAAGGAGTGACCGCGTTGACCTATCCGTCTGATCTGCACGCCGACGATCTGACCGCGGTGCGGACTTTGTTTGAGGCGGTCGGGTCGGTCGTGTCGGTCGAGGAACGACTTATGGATGCGGTGACCGGCCTGAGCGGAAGCGGACCCGCCTATGTCTTCGTCGCGATTGAAGCATTGGCCGACGGCGGGGTCCGGATGGGTTTGCCGCGGGCGACCGCTGAATTGCTTGCTGCGCAGACGGTCTTGGGCGCCGCGAGAATGGTGTTGGAGCGGGGTGAACATCCGGCCCGGTTGAAAGACCAGGTGGCGTCGCCGGGAGGCACCACGATCGCTGGGCTCTATCAATTGGAGGCCGGAGGGCTGCGGAGCTGTTTGATGGCGGCCGTCGAGGCGGCCACGAAACGTTCACAGGAGTTGGGACGCTGATGTTTGTGATGAGCAATGTGTTGCAGGGAGCGGCAACGGTCTTGGATACGGTGTTGTGGCTGTACATGTGGGTCATCATCGCCCGCGCGTTGATTTCGTGGGTCAATCCGGATCCGTGGAACCCGATCGTGCAGTTTTTGGAGCGCGCGACGGAGCCGGTGCTCACGCCGATCCGTC from Nitrospira sp. encodes:
- the ftsZ gene encoding cell division protein FtsZ yields the protein MFSFQEEPQSPVRIKVIGVGGAGCNAVNTMITGGLCRVDFVAANTDVQALERSQASYKIQIGPERTRGLGAGAKPEVGRDAALESKDEIRESLVGADMVFVTAGMGGGTGTGAAPIVASIARELGILTVAVVTKPFQYEGHRRMSHAEEGIRDLGRHVDTLLIIPNQRLLGIVDKATPLLDAFKVADDVLRQAIQGIADVITTIGLVNVDFADVRTIMAHTGRAVMGMGIGRGANRAQEAAQKAICSPLLEEGSVEGARGVLLNITGGPNMSLHEVEEAASIVQHAADAEANIIVGQVINPEIGDDLIVTVIATGFEREEQPVARPAVTAERPAARTPNGRPAQQVLTGVHATGSDRPIKDIDRPTFLRRMGETREAVERIAVVGDDEWDVPTFLRKQAD
- the pgeF gene encoding peptidoglycan editing factor PgeF — translated: MVSDVITAPSFATHADGVEHFFGTRLSSLSVTPGRASAPGPREDGRGANVVLSVKQVHGTDALVVDQPVEQGDVFEGGWDALVTDQPGVMVTVRTADCVPVLLYDPNRRVVAAIHAGWRGAVAGIVPKTVALMVSRFGATADRLQMAIGPSAGPCCYEVDEPVLAKLREVFPEWQSVVKPVSAQKAHLDLRAFVRLQALADGLAAERVSTVDACTICQPERFYSYRRDGVVKATMVSGIALVSRRSR
- the proC gene encoding pyrroline-5-carboxylate reductase, which gives rise to MLTKPIVFLGGGQMAEALIGGLLAAGACEPVAICATDPVAARRDALKSRFGIRVGDENAKAVREADVVVLAVKPQAMPAVLGDVGSACAGKLIVSIAAGVTTAWIRERIVSARGIVRAMPNTPALVREGVTALTYPSDLHADDLTAVRTLFEAVGSVVSVEERLMDAVTGLSGSGPAYVFVAIEALADGGVRMGLPRATAELLAAQTVLGAARMVLERGEHPARLKDQVASPGGTTIAGLYQLEAGGLRSCLMAAVEAATKRSQELGR
- the ftsA gene encoding cell division protein FtsA; protein product: MSRVSKRDHILVGLDIGTTKICAIVAEVPEEGPLNIIGVGSCPSRGLRKGVVVNIESTVESIKKAVEEAELMAAVQINSVYTGIAGSHISGENLKGVVALKKQEVTRDDINRAVESARTLAVIPHERRILHVLPREFMVDDQEGVREPLGMSGNRLEVNVHVITGAVTSAQNIIKSVNRAGLDVVDIILQPLASSEAVLSAEERELGVAMVDLGGGTTDLAIFLDGSIRHTAVLPIGGQNLTKDLAIGLLTSQTDAEKIKVQHGIARTELVLGHEMVEVPSVGDRPPRQFTRRDIAEILEPRVEEMFELVKREIVRAGYEGMLGAGVVITGGTSLLEGMPDAAERGLNLPARRGMPTGIGGLRDIVSNPMHATGVGLLLHARQHADNLEAAGIRHGKGLGKVFDRMRSWMFEFF
- a CDS encoding D-alanine--D-alanine ligase yields the protein MKGVDVTERKPLTRSKIGVLMGGQSSEREVSLKTGEAVYRSLVRSGYDAVAIDVGPGLSKTLEEQAVEVGFLALHGPGGEDGAIQGFLETLGIPYTGSGVRASAVGMHKVVTKTELAAQGIPAPRGTVVLRGTAPSLKRVLSTCKLKLPVVVKPASQGSTIGVTIVRKPSQWKEALRVAHQYDEEAMVEAFIPGHEVTVSLLGGSDGVVTVLPAVEIVAPDGFYDFSAKYEKGRTQYLCPAPLSAAVTRQIKQLAIRTYQALGCSGAARVDFRITTKGKPFVLEINTVPGMTETSLLPMAAGKAGLSYDALTERILQSALRRAGVGSFRAVR
- a CDS encoding YggS family pyridoxal phosphate-dependent enzyme, with protein sequence MGTIADRVRTVLDEMHRAAARAGRLPESVRLVAASKTVSIERLRQAVDAGVRHLGENRLQEALPKIDGLGREGVIWHFIGSLQRRKAKSVVGRFETIHSVDSLGLAEEIDRQAKAVGLRQRVLLEVNLGGEASKGGFEPTTLVAALESLNGLEHLDIRGLMAIPPPTPTAEDARPYFRQLRTLAQGLTARGYRNINMQELSMGMSHDYPVAIEEGATYVRVGTAIFGARGE
- the murB gene encoding UDP-N-acetylmuramate dehydrogenase, with amino-acid sequence MSRAAVKEHAARTRADWARILEGVRGTVAYEVSLQAYTSFHIGGPAEVLVEPADVEDLCRVVAQARAEHVPIFVVGGTNLLVRDGGIRGIVVSLRQFKTIRQEADHVLYAEGGVGMPTLIGYAIRRSLAGLEWGAGIPGTVAGCVVMNAGTRLGEMKDSVKAVRMVDPRGRVVDIPAADIPFSYRRAHLPRGIVAGVWVQLRPGDHDQIEQTVKEYLHYRKNTQPLTMPSAGCVFKNPPKDSAGRLVDAAGLKGARIGDAQVSEKHANFMVNLGHARAADVLALIRKVRAAVKKVSGVNLELELKVVGKA
- a CDS encoding YggT family protein; its protein translation is MFVMSNVLQGAATVLDTVLWLYMWVIIARALISWVNPDPWNPIVQFLERATEPVLTPIRRLVGWRMGMDLSPMIAILILVFLQYAVVQSLRDIAVRMH
- a CDS encoding FtsQ-type POTRA domain-containing protein, with protein sequence MSLRWRKVRPVKVNPRANARSESMPGRHRTDETGGYWSRLGRGLLISLRVVATVTVLVGGCSGLFVLAREVGPLTREWFLVRSVSVSGLHHVTRKEVIGRLALKPDTALYSINPSWLADRIKTHPWIKDATVELKPLHEIHIDIVEREPAVVVRTVAENLLVDSDGFLLAHLGSADDPTLPMLSGVDGKRLVQGKPDDRRPVQVGAALARMVGQTTGGRPDINVGNLNNLVVEVQGVTFQFSESSMNQQWYRFLKMRPALRDVAFDGEGARANEIDLRYADRVIVRGRG